The following are encoded in a window of Vigna unguiculata cultivar IT97K-499-35 chromosome 8, ASM411807v1, whole genome shotgun sequence genomic DNA:
- the LOC114194545 gene encoding protein GPR107, which yields MRMGSSSCSFFLLLVLGLLPFSLSEIRYSEIRTDDRPIVPFDQFGFTHRGRLELNVSRISLSNSNLDLSKVGFFLCTLDSWLHVLQQLEDGEIRCTLQSDLVKSVYTFNSLNGKDSFNTEYTENDADQYNLVFANCHPQQLKVSMDVKSAMYNLDGRSNTRDYLSAGRTILPKVYFLLSLVYFALAALWISVLYKKRLTAFRIHYFMLAVVILKALNLLCEAEDKSYIKRTGSAHGWDIIFYIFSFLKGISLFTLIVLIGTGWSFLKPFLQDKEKKVLMIVIPLQVIANIAQVVIDESGPYGHDWVTWKQVFLLVDVVCCCAVLFPIVWSIKNLREAARTDGKAAVNLMKLTLFRHYYIVVICYIYFTRVVVYALETITSYRYSWTSVVAAELATLAFYIFTGYKFKPEAHNPYFVIDDEEEEAAAEALKLEDEFEL from the coding sequence ATGAGGATGGGGTCTTCATCTTGctccttcttcctcctcctcgtACTGGGCCTTCTCCCCTTCTCCCTCTCAGAGATCCGCTACTCCGAGATCCGAACCGACGATCGGCCCATTGTTCCCTTCGATCAGTTTGGGTTCACCCATAGGGGTCGCCTTGAGCTCAATGTTTCCAGAATCTCCCTCTCCAATTCCAATTTGGACCTCTCAAAGGTTGGCTTCTTTCTCTGCACCCTGGATTCCTGGCTCCATGTCCTCCAGCAGCTGGAGGATGGTGAGATTCGGTGCACCCTTCAATCGGATCTCGTGAAGTCTGTATACACCTTTAATTCTCTGAACGGCAAAGACTCTTTCAACACCGAGTACACCGAAAACGACGCCGATCAGTACAACCTGGTGTTCGCCAACTGCCACCCGCAGCAGCTGAAAGTGAGCATGGATGTTAAATCTGCCATGTACAATCTGGACGGAAGGAGCAACACCCGCGATTACCTCTCTGCTGGGAGAACCATCCTTCCCAAGGTCTATTTCCTGCTGTCGCTGGTGTATTTCGCTTTGGCTGCTCTTTGGATCAGCGTGCTCTACAAGAAGCGATTGACCGCATTTCGTATCCATTACTTCATGCTTGCCGTCGTCATCTTGAAGGCTTTGAATCTCTTGTGTGAGGCTGAAGACAAATCCTACATCAAGCGCACCGGCAGCGCCCACGGCTGGGATATCATCTTCTACATCTTTAGCTTCCTCAAGGGCATTTCTCTCTTCACTCTCATCGTCTTGATTGGCACCGGCTGGTCCTTCCTCAAGCCCTTCCTTCAGGATAAGGAAAAGAAGGTTCTCATGATTGTCATCCCCCTTCAAGTCATCGCTAACATTGCTCAGGTTGTCATTGACGAGAGTGGTCCCTACGGCCACGACTGGGTTACCTGGAAACAGGTCTTCCTCCTCGTCGATGTCGTTTGTTGCTGCGCCGTGCTCTTCCCCATTGTCTGGTCCATCAAGAATCTCCGTGAGGCCGCCAGGACTGACGGCAAGGCCGCTGTTAATTTAATGAAGCTTACCCTCTTCCGTCATTATTACATCGTTGTCATTTGTTACATTTACTTCACCAGggttgtggtttatgccttggAAACCATAACATCCTATCGCTATTCTTGGACCAGTGTGGTTGCTGCTGAGTTAGCCACGCTTGCTTTCTACATCTTCACCGGCTACAA